One stretch of Glycine soja cultivar W05 chromosome 7, ASM419377v2, whole genome shotgun sequence DNA includes these proteins:
- the LOC114420482 gene encoding uncharacterized protein LOC114420482, with protein sequence METHLEANDLWKTVEEDYEVFPLPANPTMAQIKNQKERKARKSKAKATLFAAVSQDIFTRIMTIKSAFEDWNFLKDEYEGDERIKGMQAMNLIREFEMQKMKEYKTIKEYANKLLSIANKLLLLHWKILIKDLSKITLAKLVSAMQSQEQRRLMRQDGAVEGALPAKHHHAESSRKKYVKKNQPTSSENSANNQNKGKGKKKNYPPCQHCGKLGHPPYKCWKRPDAKCSKCNRLGHEAIICRSKVQQHEADAQVVARGRRLYFYCNVLFDEE encoded by the exons ATGGAGACTCATTTGGAGGCAAATGATCTCTGGAAAACTGTTGAGGAAGACTATGAAGTTTTTCCTTTACCAGCCAATCCAACTATGgctcaaattaaaaatcaaaaggagAGGAAAGCTAGAAAGTCAAAGGCGAAGGCTACCTTGTTTGCTGCTGTTTCACAGGACATTTTCACCAGAATCATGACAATCAAATCAGCATTTGAAGACTGGAATTTCCTCAAGGATGAATATGAAGGAGATGAAAGGATCAAGGGAATGCAAGCCATGAATCTGattagagaatttgaaatgcaaaaaatgaagGAGTATAAAACAATCAAGGAGTATGCAAACAAACTTCTTAGCATTGCTAACAAG CTTCTATTGCTTCATTGGAAAATACTAATTAAGGATCTGTCAAAGATTACATTGGCAAAACTTGTAAGTGCTATGCAGTCCCAAGAGCAGCGGAGGTTGATGAGACAAGATGGTGCAGTTGAAGGTGCTTTACCAGCCAAGCACCATCATGCTGAATCCAGTAGAAAGAAATATGTCAAGAAGAACCAGCCAACAAGCAGTGAAAATagtgcaaacaaccaaaacaaaggtaagggtaaaaagaaaaattatccaccTTGTCAACATTGCGGAAAATTGGGTCACCCACCATACAAATGTTGGAAAAGACCAGACGCAAAGTGTAGCAAGTGCAATCGGCTTGGACACGAAGCTAtaatttgtagaagcaaagttCAGCAGCATGAAGCCGATGCCCAAGTTGTTGCAAGAGGAAGAAGATTATATTTTTACTGCAACGTGTTATTCGATGAGGAGTAG
- the LOC114419127 gene encoding macrophage migration inhibitory factor homolog isoform X1 has product MPCLNLSTNVNLDGVDTSSILSEATSTVASIIGKPEAYVMIVLKGSVPISHGGSEQPAAYGELVSIGGLSPDVNEKLSAGIASILENKLSVPKSRFYLKFYDTKAHQSQEYAQCLHALHQH; this is encoded by the exons ATGCCGTGCCTCAACCTCTCCACCAACGTTAACCTAGACGGCGTCGACACCTCTTCCATTCTCTCCGAAGCCACCTCAACTGTCGCCAGCATCATCGGCAAACCCGAGGCC TATGTGATGATTGTATTGAAAGGATCAGTGCCTATATCTCATGGTGGGAGTGAGCAGCCAGCAGCTTACGGTGAATTGGTGTCCATTGGTGGTCTTAGCCCTGACGTGAACGAGAAACTCAGTGCTGGCATTGCTTCAATTCTCGAAAACAAGTTGTCTGTGCCGAAGTCCCGATTCTACTTGAAGTTTTATGACACTAAG GCCCATCAGAGTCAAGAATATGCACAATGTTTGCATGCTTTACACCAGCACTAG
- the LOC114419127 gene encoding macrophage migration inhibitory factor homolog isoform X2: protein MPCLNLSTNVNLDGVDTSSILSEATSTVASIIGKPEAYVMIVLKGSVPISHGGSEQPAAYGELVSIGGLSPDVNEKLSAGIASILENKLSVPKSRFYLKFYDTKGSNFGWNGSTF, encoded by the exons ATGCCGTGCCTCAACCTCTCCACCAACGTTAACCTAGACGGCGTCGACACCTCTTCCATTCTCTCCGAAGCCACCTCAACTGTCGCCAGCATCATCGGCAAACCCGAGGCC TATGTGATGATTGTATTGAAAGGATCAGTGCCTATATCTCATGGTGGGAGTGAGCAGCCAGCAGCTTACGGTGAATTGGTGTCCATTGGTGGTCTTAGCCCTGACGTGAACGAGAAACTCAGTGCTGGCATTGCTTCAATTCTCGAAAACAAGTTGTCTGTGCCGAAGTCCCGATTCTACTTGAAGTTTTATGACACTAAG GGTTCCAATTTTGGATGGAATGGATCTACATTCTGA
- the LOC114417824 gene encoding PRA1 family protein B3-like, whose amino-acid sequence MASPSPNPSPQQQVKVLPVSNPNQITTETQQPQSAFRFLLSLASDSLRQRLSNRRPWPEVLDRSAISKPLSFSEATVRIRHNISYFRINYYIVVTLILAVSLLTSPFSLVLLLALLASWLFLYLLRPNDRPLQLLGRTFSDFETLSLLLATTFIFLFLSPLGSLLVSAFTVSVALVAAHAALRVPEDLFLDEGDTSQPAGFLSILRAAVAVPPPAAPPIPAHG is encoded by the coding sequence atggcTTCTCCCTCTCCCAATCCCTCCCCACAACAACAAGTAAAAGTTCTCCCAGTCTCAAACCCTAATCAAATTACCACCGAAACGCAACAACCGCAATCCGCATTCCGCTTCCTCCTCTCACTAGCCTCGGATTCCCTCCGGCAGAGGCTCTCGAACCGGCGGCCGTGGCCGGAAGTCCTGGACCGCAGCGCCATCTCGAAGCCCTTATCGTTCTCCGAAGCCACGGTCCGCATCCGCCACAACATCTCCTACTTCCGCATCAACTACTACATCGTTGTCACGCTCATCCTCGCTGTGTCCCTCCTCACTAGCCCCTTCTCCCTCGTCCTTCTCCTCGCCCTCCTCGCCTCCTGGCTCTTCCTCTACCTCCTCCGCCCCAACGACCGCCCCCTCCAGCTCCTCGGCCGCACCTTCTCCGACTTCGAGACGCTCTCCCTCCTCCTAGCCACCACCTTCATCTTTTTGTTCCTCTCCCCTCTTGGCTCCCTCCTCGTCTCCGCCTTCACAGTCTCCGTCGCCCTCGTCGCCGCGCACGCCGCCCTCAGGGTCCCCGAGGACCTCTTCCTCGACGAGGGCGACACGTCCCAGCCCGCCGGGTTCCTGTCCATCCTCCGCGCCGCTGTCGCCGTCCCTCCTCCCGCCGCACCGCCCATCCCCGCCCACGGCTGA